Proteins encoded within one genomic window of Amorphoplanes friuliensis DSM 7358:
- a CDS encoding amino acid permease: MSVDPAPSTDEERLAQLGYQQELHRRLSGFSNFAVSFSIISILAGAITSYGIAMTAGGPIAITLGWLFVGIMVTFVALAMAEVCSAYPTAGALYWWAAALAKNNKAAWAWFVGWFNFLGEVAVTAAIDFGAAITTSAFLSLTFDMEVTTGRTFLIFLVIIIAHGLLNTFGVSLVRLLSDVSAWWHLIGVAIIVVLLTVIPDQHKPISEVFTEVHNETGFTFAGAGAYAVLIGLLMAQYTYTGYDASAHVAEETHDAARAAPRGIVMSVVVSVIAGFVLLVAITWSIQDYEAQRTTELGLPPAQIFIDAVGHNTGTFLLFICMVAQWFCGMASVTANSRMAYAFSRDGALPGSRLWKKVNPRTGTPTNSIWLCVTISTLLVLPSLWNTTAYLAATSIAVIGLYIAYVGPVLLRRLSPDFQPGPWNLGKWSAPVGWIAIVWVVIICVLFVLPTASPITAATFNYTIVAVVVVVGAATIWWFASARKWFTGPKQNLIEKAAHGEQTMPTGE; the protein is encoded by the coding sequence ATGAGTGTTGACCCTGCCCCCAGCACCGACGAAGAACGGCTTGCGCAGCTCGGCTATCAGCAGGAATTGCATCGCCGACTGTCCGGCTTCTCCAACTTCGCGGTCTCCTTCTCGATCATTTCCATTCTGGCCGGCGCGATCACGTCGTACGGCATCGCCATGACCGCGGGTGGGCCGATAGCCATCACCTTGGGGTGGTTGTTTGTCGGCATCATGGTCACTTTTGTGGCGCTTGCGATGGCGGAGGTCTGTTCGGCCTATCCGACCGCGGGTGCGCTCTACTGGTGGGCTGCCGCATTGGCCAAGAACAACAAGGCCGCGTGGGCGTGGTTCGTCGGGTGGTTCAACTTCCTCGGCGAGGTTGCTGTCACCGCCGCGATCGACTTCGGTGCGGCCATCACGACGTCGGCGTTCCTGAGTCTGACCTTCGACATGGAGGTCACGACCGGGCGGACGTTCCTGATTTTCCTGGTCATCATCATCGCGCACGGGCTGCTGAACACGTTCGGTGTGAGCCTGGTGCGGTTGCTGTCCGATGTGAGCGCCTGGTGGCATCTGATCGGTGTCGCGATCATCGTGGTGCTGCTGACCGTGATCCCGGATCAGCACAAGCCGATTTCCGAGGTGTTCACCGAGGTTCACAACGAGACCGGGTTCACCTTTGCCGGTGCGGGCGCCTACGCGGTGCTCATCGGTCTGTTGATGGCGCAGTACACGTACACCGGTTATGACGCCTCCGCGCACGTGGCGGAGGAGACCCACGACGCCGCGCGGGCGGCTCCGCGGGGCATCGTCATGTCGGTCGTGGTCTCGGTCATCGCCGGTTTTGTCCTGCTCGTGGCCATCACGTGGTCCATTCAGGACTACGAGGCGCAGCGGACCACGGAGCTCGGCCTGCCGCCGGCGCAGATCTTCATCGACGCCGTCGGGCACAACACGGGCACGTTCCTGCTCTTCATCTGCATGGTCGCCCAGTGGTTCTGCGGCATGGCCTCGGTCACGGCGAACTCGCGGATGGCCTACGCCTTCTCCCGTGACGGCGCGCTGCCCGGTTCGCGGCTGTGGAAGAAGGTCAACCCCCGCACGGGTACGCCCACGAACTCGATCTGGCTGTGCGTGACCATCTCCACGCTGCTGGTGCTGCCGTCGCTGTGGAACACGACCGCCTACCTCGCGGCGACCTCCATCGCGGTCATCGGCCTCTACATCGCCTATGTCGGGCCGGTGCTACTGCGGCGGCTGAGCCCCGACTTCCAGCCCGGTCCGTGGAACCTCGGCAAGTGGAGCGCGCCCGTCGGCTGGATCGCGATCGTCTGGGTGGTCATCATCTGCGTGCTGTTCGTCCTGCCGACGGCCAGTCCGATCACCGCCGCGACGTTCAACTACACGATCGTGGCCGTGGTGGTCGTGGTCGGCGCCGCCACGATCTGGTGGTTCGCCAGCGCCCGGAAGTGGTTCACCGGCCCGAAGCAGAACCTGATCGAAAAAGCCGCGCACGGAGAGCAGACGATGCCGACCGGGGAGTGA
- a CDS encoding MerR family transcriptional regulator translates to MSTAFDNADFPAYTMGRAADMIGVTPAFLRSLGTAGLIEPERSLGGHRRYSRHQLQLATRVRQLLDDGILLTAACRIVMLEDRLAAAHRHILALGGTLTAEDLADLPTQTHPDIATTHYYPSPRPDRSPSAP, encoded by the coding sequence ATGAGCACCGCATTCGACAACGCCGACTTCCCGGCGTACACCATGGGCCGCGCCGCCGACATGATCGGCGTGACACCGGCCTTCCTGCGCAGCCTCGGCACGGCGGGCCTGATCGAGCCCGAACGTTCGCTCGGCGGCCACCGCCGTTACTCCCGCCACCAGCTCCAGCTGGCCACCCGCGTCCGCCAACTCCTCGACGACGGCATCCTGCTGACCGCAGCGTGCCGCATCGTGATGCTCGAGGACCGGCTCGCGGCTGCCCACCGCCACATCCTCGCGCTTGGCGGCACGCTCACGGCTGAAGATCTCGCTGATCTCCCGACGCAGACGCACCCGGACATCGCAACGACGCACTACTACCCGTCGCCCCGCCCGGACCGCTCCCCCTCAGCCCCCTGA
- a CDS encoding SDR family NAD(P)-dependent oxidoreductase: protein MVVTGGSSGIGLAAAVALARAGDEVVLLGRDPGRLQHAVDAVREAGGRTPAAYRADFAVLDEVREAGAKLVADHERIAVLVNNAGQLAPARRLTADGLDPTMQVNHLAGFLLTHLLFERLLAGATTTAPARIITTSSAAEAWGTLDVARPGRRQVSRWLAYGASKQANVLFTVEAARRWTQYGVVPTCFFPGLIRSRFGRRSPMFSLAKLAPGLFRSAEQGAETLLWLADADEALVPGGYFAWKRPFGATGRSTNADRARRLWQSSLTAVGLEASTTAP from the coding sequence GTGGTGGTGACGGGTGGCAGCTCGGGGATCGGGCTGGCCGCGGCGGTGGCGCTGGCGCGTGCCGGTGACGAGGTGGTGCTGCTCGGCCGTGACCCCGGCCGCTTGCAGCATGCGGTCGACGCGGTTCGCGAGGCAGGCGGGCGGACACCGGCGGCCTACCGCGCTGACTTTGCGGTGCTCGACGAGGTGCGTGAGGCGGGTGCGAAGCTGGTGGCCGACCACGAGCGGATCGCTGTGCTCGTCAACAACGCGGGGCAGCTTGCGCCGGCCCGCCGGCTCACCGCCGACGGGCTCGACCCGACCATGCAGGTCAACCACCTCGCGGGGTTCCTGCTGACCCACCTGCTCTTCGAGCGCCTGCTCGCCGGAGCGACCACCACCGCACCGGCCCGGATCATCACGACGTCCTCCGCGGCCGAGGCCTGGGGCACGCTCGACGTGGCGCGTCCCGGCCGGCGACAGGTCAGCCGCTGGCTCGCGTACGGCGCCAGCAAGCAGGCCAACGTCCTCTTCACCGTGGAGGCGGCGCGCCGCTGGACCCAGTACGGGGTGGTCCCGACCTGCTTCTTCCCGGGGCTGATCCGCAGCCGTTTCGGGCGGCGCAGCCCGATGTTCTCGCTGGCCAAGCTGGCCCCGGGCCTCTTCCGCTCGGCCGAGCAGGGCGCAGAGACACTGCTCTGGCTGGCCGACGCCGACGAGGCTCTGGTTCCGGGCGGCTATTTCGCCTGGAAGCGCCCGTTTGGCGCAACCGGCCGCTCAACCAACGCCGACCGAGCCCGCCGCCTCTGGCAATCGAGCCTCACCGCCGTCGGCCTGGAAGCCAGCACCACAGCGCCCTGA
- a CDS encoding DUF998 domain-containing protein gives MAERRTAALLGGGAVLGGAVVMLVALVAAPGPWLQGYVSEAGTAGMQFAAPYRYGLVVLACGVALIGLAVRPWSGLLTLLLSGSAVFAATSGVVPCSNQCPLPPYEPTTVNDVVHTAASIAGLLILAGAMVLVAFSSSFRPATRRLSVVAAALLVPLGAALGLTMLLIGRGPLGAVLERIALLVAVSWLVGLSLLTLLRSSVKVKPWIRHQSLSNTGSPRSRSGSRS, from the coding sequence GTGGCTGAACGCCGCACGGCGGCCTTGCTGGGCGGCGGCGCCGTTCTCGGAGGCGCCGTGGTCATGCTCGTGGCGCTGGTTGCCGCCCCCGGCCCCTGGCTGCAGGGATACGTCAGCGAGGCCGGAACGGCCGGGATGCAGTTCGCCGCGCCCTACCGTTACGGGCTGGTCGTGCTCGCGTGCGGTGTTGCCCTGATCGGCTTGGCCGTCCGGCCCTGGTCGGGCCTCCTCACTCTGCTTCTGAGTGGCTCCGCCGTTTTTGCGGCGACCTCCGGTGTGGTGCCGTGCAGCAATCAATGTCCCCTGCCGCCCTACGAGCCGACCACGGTCAACGATGTGGTGCACACCGCGGCGAGCATCGCCGGGCTGCTGATCCTGGCCGGCGCCATGGTGCTGGTCGCCTTCTCCTCGTCCTTCCGTCCTGCCACCCGGCGGCTGTCCGTCGTCGCCGCAGCCCTGCTGGTGCCGTTAGGCGCGGCGCTCGGATTGACCATGCTGCTGATCGGTCGCGGTCCACTCGGTGCCGTCCTGGAACGCATCGCTCTCCTCGTCGCAGTCAGCTGGCTCGTCGGGCTTTCGCTATTGACGTTATTACGTTCTTCCGTAAAAGTGAAGCCATGGATCCGACATCAGAGCCTCTCGAACACCGGGTCTCCGCGCTCGAGGAGCGGCTCCAGGAGCTGA
- a CDS encoding helix-turn-helix domain-containing protein: MDPTSEPLEHRVSALEERLQELITSITPPSPAAQSKPAARPDIFWALDGLRDRVDGSGAVLYTGTVDLPTGEHFDWQYGATVDDLFADDWSEWAATLSALGHPVRLLLLRRVLAGVRTAAELSADEALGTTGQLYHHLRQLVNAGWLRSAARGQYAVPGDRVVPLLVVLSGAKG, encoded by the coding sequence ATGGATCCGACATCAGAGCCTCTCGAACACCGGGTCTCCGCGCTCGAGGAGCGGCTCCAGGAGCTGATCACCTCGATCACTCCGCCTTCTCCGGCGGCCCAGTCCAAGCCCGCCGCTCGCCCCGACATCTTCTGGGCCCTCGACGGCCTGCGCGACCGCGTCGACGGCTCCGGCGCCGTGCTCTACACCGGCACGGTCGACCTCCCCACCGGCGAGCACTTCGACTGGCAATACGGCGCGACGGTCGACGATCTCTTCGCCGACGACTGGTCCGAGTGGGCTGCCACGCTGAGCGCCCTCGGCCATCCCGTCCGACTCCTGCTGCTGCGGCGCGTCCTGGCCGGTGTCCGGACAGCGGCCGAGCTGAGCGCCGACGAAGCCCTCGGCACGACGGGCCAGCTCTATCACCACCTCCGTCAGCTGGTGAATGCCGGCTGGCTGCGCTCCGCCGCCCGCGGCCAGTACGCCGTGCCCGGCGATCGGGTGGTGCCCCTGCTCGTCGTCCTGTCGGGGGCGAAGGGATGA
- a CDS encoding serine hydrolase domain-containing protein has translation MKRLPLYCAAAGLVAAVLAWLVAPAPPRLDTTGLPAQLTDILGDDTKGYRDLSVTVIEGGTATTASTGESLFEIGSVTKVLTGMLFADLVAEGMVRKDLTLGEAFPAADLKRTTASITLEELASQRSGLPRLAPGPETYLQAMVSGLTGSNPYAGDDVKTLLSAAERAEPGDHRGKVSYSNFGMALLGHALAAHTQKPYAQLVTERILTPLGLSATTIDPAPADRSPGSRATGSQVDPWSSTGYAPAGVGPRSTAADLGKLVAATLAGTAPGADAATPRFTDGDGSRIGYAWFTTRYGTQEITWHNGATGGFTSYVAFDPAAGKGVVVLGNTDRPVERIGLRLLGATPPEESRSVVLPVVTVLLLTWAASALLYLAASARRTVPEAGKAAWWESKPDRLRAVGTVLSTAALLVLLHRIGAWLVIPPATWAVAAGLAVAGLIAVAATWRNLPTHTGGAAWIRWAGLTISAMISTAVIVAVS, from the coding sequence ATGAAACGACTCCCCCTCTACTGCGCAGCCGCCGGGCTCGTGGCGGCCGTGCTGGCCTGGCTCGTCGCGCCCGCTCCGCCTCGCCTCGACACCACCGGCCTGCCTGCCCAGCTCACGGACATCCTCGGCGACGACACCAAGGGCTACCGCGACCTCTCGGTGACCGTCATCGAGGGAGGAACGGCGACCACCGCCTCGACCGGAGAGTCTCTCTTCGAGATCGGCTCGGTCACCAAGGTGCTGACCGGCATGCTCTTCGCCGACCTGGTCGCCGAAGGCATGGTGCGCAAGGACCTGACCCTCGGCGAAGCCTTCCCGGCCGCCGACCTCAAGCGCACCACCGCTTCGATCACCCTGGAGGAGCTGGCCAGTCAGCGCTCCGGCCTCCCCCGCCTGGCACCCGGCCCGGAAACCTATCTCCAGGCCATGGTCTCCGGCCTGACCGGCAGCAACCCGTACGCCGGCGACGACGTGAAAACCCTCCTGTCAGCCGCAGAACGCGCCGAGCCGGGCGACCACCGCGGCAAGGTCTCGTACTCCAACTTCGGCATGGCGCTCCTGGGCCACGCATTGGCCGCCCACACCCAGAAGCCGTACGCCCAGCTGGTCACCGAGCGCATCCTGACCCCGCTCGGCCTGTCCGCCACCACCATCGATCCGGCGCCGGCCGACCGGTCCCCGGGTTCCAGAGCGACCGGCAGCCAGGTGGATCCGTGGTCCAGCACCGGTTACGCCCCCGCCGGGGTCGGCCCCCGCTCCACCGCCGCCGACCTCGGCAAGCTCGTCGCGGCCACCCTCGCGGGCACAGCGCCGGGCGCTGACGCTGCAACACCACGCTTCACCGATGGGGACGGCAGCCGCATCGGTTACGCCTGGTTCACCACCCGGTACGGCACCCAGGAGATCACCTGGCACAACGGCGCAACCGGAGGCTTCACCTCGTACGTCGCCTTCGACCCCGCGGCCGGCAAGGGTGTGGTCGTTCTCGGCAACACCGATCGACCGGTCGAGCGGATCGGCCTGCGCCTGCTGGGCGCCACACCACCCGAGGAGAGCAGAAGCGTCGTCCTGCCAGTGGTGACCGTCCTGCTGCTCACCTGGGCCGCCTCCGCGCTGCTGTATCTCGCGGCGTCCGCCCGCAGGACCGTTCCCGAGGCCGGCAAAGCGGCATGGTGGGAGTCGAAGCCCGACCGCCTCAGAGCCGTCGGCACCGTGCTGTCCACAGCAGCGCTTCTGGTCCTGCTGCACCGCATCGGGGCCTGGCTGGTGATTCCACCCGCCACCTGGGCCGTGGCCGCCGGCCTGGCCGTCGCAGGCCTGATCGCCGTCGCCGCGACCTGGCGCAATCTCCCTACCCACACCGGCGGCGCCGCCTGGATCCGCTGGGCCGGCCTGACCATCTCCGCGATGATCAGCACCGCCGTCATCGTCGCCGTGTCATGA
- a CDS encoding sensor histidine kinase, giving the protein MTVVSIDNWRRPGPTARQRRIDLGIGLGVAVLAVLNVFFARSVGLFATDSAPAVPEQICWTLAVTLPLIWRRQRPELVAVLAAVFFIGGQVRGAQEQQLTSGAVIAAIYTLGAWGQKRFRARVLRVLIIAAMFVWLGVAWFMSHGQVPDGGPPGASGELPPLLAAVMNSMIINVAVFGFAYFLGETVWQSARRQDQLEVQAAELRAAQARVGERAVFGERVRIARELHDVVAHHVSVMGIQASACRRVLDKDPERARTSLTAVEDGARTAVDELRRMLGALREDGGNTEEQSAGAGIDHIEEVVGRAREAGLTATVQVYGEPVPVRDSISQAAYRIVQEAVTNTLKHARATTLDVRIRYLAGELEVDVADDGHGTVIRQGGAARGDGLGLVGMQERVAVHDGTLENGPRTGGGYRIRARFPITRDPARTLAAAGEAAGEAAGEAAEEAGRT; this is encoded by the coding sequence ATGACGGTGGTGAGCATCGACAACTGGCGGCGGCCGGGGCCGACCGCACGGCAGCGCCGTATCGACCTGGGCATCGGACTCGGAGTTGCGGTTCTGGCGGTGCTGAACGTCTTTTTCGCACGCAGCGTGGGCCTCTTTGCGACCGATTCCGCGCCGGCGGTGCCCGAGCAGATCTGCTGGACGCTTGCGGTGACTTTGCCGCTGATCTGGCGGCGGCAGCGGCCGGAGCTCGTTGCTGTGCTGGCCGCCGTCTTTTTCATCGGTGGGCAGGTGCGTGGCGCCCAGGAGCAGCAGCTCACCTCGGGCGCTGTCATCGCGGCGATCTACACGCTCGGCGCCTGGGGGCAGAAGAGGTTCCGGGCCCGAGTGCTCCGCGTTCTGATCATCGCAGCGATGTTTGTGTGGCTGGGGGTGGCGTGGTTCATGTCGCACGGCCAGGTTCCGGACGGGGGCCCGCCGGGTGCCTCCGGTGAGTTGCCGCCGCTGCTGGCCGCGGTGATGAACAGCATGATCATCAACGTGGCGGTCTTCGGCTTTGCGTATTTCCTCGGCGAGACGGTGTGGCAGTCGGCGCGGCGGCAGGATCAGCTCGAAGTGCAGGCGGCCGAGCTACGTGCGGCGCAAGCGCGGGTCGGTGAGCGTGCCGTTTTTGGTGAGCGGGTGCGGATCGCTCGCGAGTTGCACGACGTGGTCGCGCACCACGTCTCGGTGATGGGCATCCAGGCGTCGGCGTGCCGCCGGGTGCTGGACAAGGATCCAGAGCGGGCCCGGACGTCTCTGACCGCGGTCGAGGACGGTGCCCGGACGGCCGTAGACGAGTTACGCCGGATGCTGGGGGCCCTGCGGGAGGACGGCGGCAATACCGAGGAACAGTCCGCCGGCGCCGGTATCGACCACATCGAGGAGGTGGTCGGGCGGGCCCGGGAGGCGGGACTCACCGCGACGGTCCAGGTCTACGGCGAACCGGTGCCGGTCCGCGACTCGATATCGCAGGCGGCTTATCGCATCGTGCAGGAGGCGGTGACCAACACGTTGAAGCACGCCCGCGCGACCACCCTCGACGTGCGCATCCGGTACCTCGCCGGCGAACTGGAGGTCGACGTGGCCGACGACGGCCACGGCACCGTGATCAGGCAGGGCGGGGCCGCGCGAGGCGACGGCCTGGGTCTGGTCGGCATGCAGGAACGTGTCGCCGTTCACGACGGCACTTTGGAGAACGGCCCCCGAACCGGCGGCGGCTACCGCATCCGGGCCCGCTTCCCCATCACCCGCGACCCCGCGCGCACCCTCGCCGCCGCCGGAGAAGCCGCCGGAGAAGCCGCCGGAGAAGCCGCCGAAGAAGCCGGGAGGACGTGA
- a CDS encoding response regulator, giving the protein MIRVLIADDHRMVRTGFRVILEIEDDIEVVGEAADGTEAVRLARQLRPDVILMDVEMPGMDGLEATRQVTADADGPSVLILTTFDRDDYLFAALQAGASGFLLKNGTPEALTEAVRVLAGGEALLAPAITRRVIETFANPALRQAGTTTRLGELTPREHEVLVLMASGATNAEIAGSLQLGETTVKTHVSRVLMKIGARDRTQAVVIAYELGVVKPGSS; this is encoded by the coding sequence ATGATTCGGGTTCTGATTGCTGACGATCACCGGATGGTGCGGACCGGGTTCCGGGTCATTCTGGAGATCGAGGACGACATCGAGGTGGTCGGTGAGGCTGCCGACGGCACCGAGGCCGTCCGGCTCGCCCGGCAGCTGCGGCCCGACGTCATCCTGATGGATGTCGAGATGCCGGGCATGGACGGGCTGGAAGCGACCCGGCAGGTCACCGCCGACGCCGACGGGCCTTCCGTCCTGATCCTCACCACCTTCGACCGCGACGACTACCTCTTCGCCGCGCTGCAGGCCGGCGCCAGTGGGTTCCTGCTGAAGAACGGCACCCCGGAAGCGCTGACCGAGGCCGTGCGGGTGCTGGCCGGCGGGGAGGCTCTGCTGGCGCCCGCGATCACGCGGCGGGTCATCGAGACGTTTGCCAATCCGGCGTTGCGGCAGGCCGGGACCACAACACGGCTCGGGGAGCTGACGCCTCGAGAGCACGAGGTGCTGGTGCTGATGGCGAGTGGGGCCACCAACGCCGAGATCGCCGGAAGTCTGCAGCTCGGGGAGACCACGGTGAAGACGCATGTGAGCCGCGTACTGATGAAGATCGGTGCTCGGGATCGGACGCAGGCGGTGGTGATCGCGTACGAGTTGGGGGTGGTGAAGCCGGGGTCCTCCTGA
- a CDS encoding ABC transporter ATP-binding protein → MTNVLQVEAVSRSFGDRQVLKDVSFTVRAGRMTGFVGANGAGKTTTMRIMLGVLAADAGEVTWQGTKLTRELRQRFGYMPEERGLYPKMTIVDQIVYLGRLHGMSADAARRSTTDLLERLNLGERAGEQVEKLSLGNQQRVQIAAALVHDPEVLVLDEPFSGLDPLAVDVVLGVLRERAAAGAPVLFSSHQLDVVERLCDDLVIIADGTIRANGSRQELRSSYALPRFALEVDTDAGWLRDEAGVTLIDLDGPRAVFDLAPGTDDQDILRAALARGPVRSFGAVTPSLAEIFREVNQ, encoded by the coding sequence ATGACGAACGTGCTGCAAGTCGAGGCCGTCAGTCGCAGTTTCGGAGATCGGCAGGTGCTCAAGGACGTGTCGTTCACTGTGCGGGCCGGGCGGATGACCGGCTTTGTCGGTGCGAACGGTGCCGGGAAGACGACCACGATGCGGATCATGCTGGGCGTGCTCGCGGCGGATGCGGGTGAGGTGACCTGGCAGGGCACCAAGCTGACGCGGGAGCTGCGGCAACGGTTCGGCTACATGCCGGAGGAACGTGGGCTCTACCCGAAGATGACCATCGTCGACCAGATCGTCTATCTGGGACGGTTGCACGGCATGAGCGCCGACGCGGCCCGGCGCAGCACGACCGATCTGCTCGAACGCCTCAACCTCGGTGAGCGCGCCGGTGAGCAGGTCGAGAAGCTGTCGCTGGGAAACCAGCAGCGGGTGCAGATCGCCGCCGCGCTGGTGCACGACCCCGAGGTGCTGGTTCTCGACGAGCCGTTCTCGGGGCTCGATCCCCTCGCGGTCGACGTGGTCCTCGGCGTCCTGCGGGAGCGGGCCGCCGCCGGTGCACCGGTTCTCTTCTCCAGCCACCAGCTCGATGTTGTCGAACGGCTCTGCGACGACCTGGTGATCATCGCCGATGGCACGATCCGGGCGAACGGCAGCCGCCAGGAGCTGCGGTCCAGTTACGCCCTCCCCCGGTTTGCGCTCGAGGTGGACACCGACGCCGGCTGGCTGCGGGACGAGGCCGGCGTGACGTTGATCGACCTCGACGGGCCGCGTGCCGTTTTTGACCTCGCACCGGGGACCGACGACCAGGACATTCTGCGGGCGGCGCTGGCCCGCGGGCCGGTCCGTTCCTTCGGCGCGGTCACGCCGTCACTCGCCGAGATCTTCCGAGAGGTGAACCAGTGA
- a CDS encoding ABC transporter permease — protein MTTFAAAKLVAARELRVRLKDKTFIFSTLFFILIAVGSTVLPSLLDGGPAKVAVTDRTVAAALQNADLNVRVVTSDAEAEKLVRDGDVEAAVVAGPKVLALEETPSEVVNALSSSPPVQLLDPDAVDPFLKFVVPFALAFLFFMTSFTFGLQIAMSVTEEKQTRIVEILVASVPVRALLAGKVAAMTLLAFGQIALISVVALAGMRIAGVGTDVIGLVGPVIGWFLPFFLIGFVMLATLWAGVGALAARQEDINGASAPLQMAVMGPFFAVLFLQDNVIAMKILSYIPFSAPIAMPVRLFNGDAAGWEPFVALAVLIVATVLFLGVGARVYEGSLLRTNGRTSFATAWRSRSAVS, from the coding sequence GTGACCACCTTCGCCGCCGCCAAGCTTGTTGCGGCCCGGGAGCTCCGGGTCCGTCTCAAGGACAAGACGTTCATCTTCAGCACGCTGTTCTTCATCCTCATCGCGGTGGGCAGCACGGTGCTGCCGTCGCTGCTCGACGGCGGGCCGGCCAAGGTCGCGGTCACCGACCGTACGGTCGCAGCGGCCCTGCAGAACGCGGACCTCAACGTTCGCGTAGTCACCAGTGACGCCGAAGCCGAAAAGCTTGTCCGCGACGGTGACGTCGAAGCAGCCGTGGTCGCCGGGCCAAAGGTCCTCGCCCTTGAAGAGACACCGTCCGAGGTCGTCAACGCGTTGAGCAGCTCCCCGCCGGTGCAGTTGCTCGACCCCGACGCCGTGGATCCGTTCCTCAAGTTCGTGGTCCCGTTCGCGCTGGCGTTCCTCTTCTTCATGACGTCGTTCACGTTCGGCCTGCAGATCGCGATGAGCGTCACCGAGGAGAAGCAGACGCGCATCGTCGAGATCCTCGTCGCCAGCGTGCCCGTCCGTGCCCTGCTCGCCGGGAAGGTCGCGGCGATGACACTGCTGGCGTTCGGGCAGATCGCGCTGATCTCGGTGGTCGCCCTGGCCGGGATGAGGATCGCCGGTGTGGGTACCGATGTGATCGGTCTGGTCGGACCTGTGATCGGCTGGTTCCTGCCGTTCTTCCTCATCGGTTTTGTCATGCTGGCGACGCTGTGGGCGGGGGTCGGCGCCCTCGCCGCCCGCCAGGAAGACATCAACGGTGCGTCGGCGCCGCTGCAGATGGCCGTGATGGGCCCGTTCTTCGCGGTGCTGTTCCTGCAGGACAACGTGATCGCGATGAAGATCCTGTCCTACATCCCGTTCTCGGCACCGATCGCGATGCCCGTGCGCCTGTTCAACGGCGATGCGGCCGGCTGGGAGCCGTTCGTGGCGCTGGCTGTGCTGATCGTGGCGACGGTGCTGTTCCTCGGCGTAGGCGCCCGGGTCTACGAGGGGTCGCTGCTGCGCACCAACGGGCGTACCTCGTTCGCCACGGCCTGGCGCAGCCGGTCGGCGGTGAGCTGA
- a CDS encoding TetR/AcrR family transcriptional regulator, with the protein MDGRTRRREDTRQRLYEAAVELIAEQGFSATTVDDIALRAKVAKGTVYYNFASKTALFEELLRHGIGLLTTEFRAAVDGLPPRDAVAALVRAQLEYIRRYRAFAQLLLSEMWRTNREWQQTLVLLREQAIEVIAETVQAGVDSGDLPADLDVRVASSALFGVGLVVAVDWLVFQPDRPIEDVERSLLAIVRRVA; encoded by the coding sequence GTGGACGGCAGGACCCGTAGGCGCGAGGACACCCGGCAACGCCTGTACGAGGCGGCGGTCGAGCTGATCGCGGAGCAGGGCTTCTCCGCGACCACGGTGGACGACATCGCGCTGCGGGCCAAGGTCGCCAAGGGGACCGTCTACTACAACTTCGCCTCGAAGACCGCGCTTTTCGAGGAGCTGCTCCGGCACGGCATCGGTTTGCTGACCACCGAGTTCCGCGCGGCGGTCGACGGGCTGCCGCCCCGGGACGCGGTGGCGGCGCTGGTCCGGGCCCAGCTGGAGTACATCCGGCGCTACCGGGCCTTCGCGCAGCTGCTGCTCTCGGAGATGTGGCGGACCAACCGGGAGTGGCAGCAGACGCTGGTGCTGCTGCGCGAGCAAGCGATCGAGGTCATCGCCGAGACCGTCCAGGCCGGTGTCGACTCCGGTGACCTGCCCGCGGACCTCGACGTGCGGGTGGCGTCGTCGGCGCTCTTCGGTGTGGGCCTGGTCGTGGCCGTGGACTGGCTCGTGTTCCAGCCGGACCGCCCGATCGAGGACGTCGAGCGGTCCCTGCTGGCGATCGTCCGCCGGGTCGCCTGA